The Brassica napus cultivar Da-Ae chromosome C1, Da-Ae, whole genome shotgun sequence DNA segment AAACATGCTCTTATATCTTCTCTCTTCATGGAGTTTGATGCTTTTAGCTCTAACGTTCCAGCATCTCTGTTTTTGCTTCGTCTTATAGCTGGTTGGAGGGTCACAAAAGGAAACACTCCTATTTTTCCAGAAAATGTCTCATTTCCTTCCTCGTCAAATCTAGGTCGAGCCATCGCCGCTAAGAACATAACCTTCGTAATATAGTTTTTGCTTTGACAGGTACGATGTGGCACGTCTTCTTCGggaagtaaataatatttttccattttctttgtcatataaaaccatttttcatcaatatgtacAATATTGTACATATTGATGAATTTTGGTTCATGAGCCAAAGATTCATTTTCTAACATGGACAAACAAAACTTCAACCTTTCCGTCTTATTCGCATCGCTTGAACTTGGTTTAATTGCATTAGTATGGCGTCGAATCGTACCTTCTTTGACACGCCTATGCAATGTTGAAGGAGCAATACCCAAAGCCATTGAAAATGATCGAAGTGACGTTCTCTTGTGAAGTGGAGTAGCCATAACTTGATTCAAATCAAGAGGGATTTTCTTACGACCACAATGTGCTGTTTTTTTGTGGGATACACTAAGCTCTTCACCGTTTGGAGTTTCTTTTGCTTGTTTCCAAATCCGTTGTACTGTGCGGATTGACACCAAAAATAAATCTGCAACTTCTTGAGTAGTAAACCTTGGTAGTACCCCCATTTTGACTTCTCTCCAGTAGAACATTATAAATATCCAATCTTTCTGCATTTGAGGtaaacttcctttttttttgttttgaagttcTACTTGATCATCTATTTCtgcatattaatataaataataaaaattgttaaattaATCATTAGAAATACGACACACACATATGTAAATCGAAACAAAAGTCAAATTTGATTTGATGGTATAATTTATAACCAAATGCATGTatacaaataaagaaaaaaacaaacatccATTTTTGTTGACTTATTGTTTCAAACTTGTGattgtataaaaaatttaaataattcgatcaaaaaataaaaatatatcaaaataaacatGCATGAAACAAATTAGACATGTGCATAGAGATATTGCAAACATAACAGTTAAAAGCAAAACGAAGGCAAGTGTGCAAtaattagaacaaaaaaaatgtgagaataaATCCATGTACGAAAGAAAAATACCTGGATCTTCCTCAGAAGAAAAACTGTTGGAGTCCACTTGATCAGTAACCATTGCCACATCGTCATCTTCATTATGGAATACGTCGACGTCTTCATCTATTGGAGTTTGGTTCAGATCAAACAAAAACTCAGATTCATTAACTATGAATGGAAGATTTAGATCAAAATTAGAACTCATGAGTGCATTTGTGATTCATTTGACTTGTCTTTCGATCAATATATACGCATAATTTGTTTTAAGTTTGGCTCCAATGTAGTTTTTGAACTTATTGTTTTGGCTCGatgttaaatttttgttttggctCCATAATTTGTTAAAAGTTTTACAAATCTTATTTACCGGTATGTTCTCAAATCAACATATATAGTTGACTAAAGGAATATTGagcatttatatatttatgtgaaATTATGATGGTGTTTAATGGCCGAGACTAGCATAAATTGGGATTAGTAACATTTGACTAATTAATGAGATTGGGAGTAGTAATTTCAAATAAGTGGATACGTTATTTTAAGGACAAAATAGACATTGTATTAACTGCCTTAATCCATGTGAAGTTTTGTTAAACGACTTATAAAAcagaacggagggagtaatattCTGCTAAGCATAATTTTCTATAATGGCCAGAAGTCCAAATTGAttgaaaactaaaatgattTCTTAACTAGAAAATGatgatatattataatttttatagctTAGCAGATGCATCACGTTCAATTAATAGCAACTAGTTTATCAATCATCCCAATTACAGGATAAATCGGGATAACCCCAAAGTTATGGGGTCAAATTACGAAAGAAGAAAGTAACGGAGTCAAACTTAAATCACAGAAAATCTGTGGAAAAGAGTATATGAATCTTAACCAGAGGTTCTGTCACCACCAAAACCGGATTGCAAGAAACCGGTTTGGTCCAAATGAGACACATCTCCCCAAACTTGGATTGTCCATTTGTCACCGTCGAATAAACGGAACACGTTGACCGAAGTGTTGAGAATCTTTTCAACTTTTCGTGCACTTGGACGAGCTCTTTCGTAGAGAGATCGAATCACACCTCCATGAGTCACTACCACCACTCTCTCACCTTCATCATCACCACAAGTTAAAACAAGATGAGCAATACTTAGAAGAACATGTGTTGAGTACTAATATGTACggttaaaaaatatagaaacctTGATGTTTGTCGCCGATTCTCTGCAATGCAGATGTACATCTGTCGTAAAGCTTGTCGAGACTTTCTCCTCCACCCtaaatgaccaaaaaaatttAGCATGATTCATCCATATAGTAAGTAAGCTTCTTGTTTATAACTAAAGCTTACTGGAATATCAACGTCAGTGCGGTTAGATGAGAAGGCTTTGTAAGCTTCTGGACGAAGTTTGGAAGCTTCTTGATACACAAGACCTTGCATATCCCCTAAATGTCTCTCCCGCAAATCAGGATCAGTAAGTACCTACATAACAATTTACACACATTTGAAACTTCTATACGAAGTtctaagggcatctccaaccccactctattTTCCCCCCTagaatagagtttagagtaaaaatgcttCAATGCTACTCTATTTTCTGCTCTGTAATAGtgtaaacctatttttttactctatatatagggtaactttttttatttttttgttaatcactctatttttcagtctaaaatagagtaccgttggagcaacatccaactctattatagagttccgTAAGTAAACCATTGGAGATAGTCTAAGGACCCAACTTGGAATAATATActaacaaccaaaaaaaaagagaacataaAGGTGGAGACTTTAGGAAGAGATTCATCAAAAGGAAGTGAGGTTATAATACCTCAAGGTTGCGGCATTTAGCAGCAATAATCTGAGCAGTCTCAAAGGCTCTCTTCAAGTCAGAAGAGTAGACATAAGATACCTTAGGCTCCTTTGATAACCGTTGAGCAAccttaaaaaatttcaaaaggcatcatcatcatcatcattacatCAACAATCAAAAGACAAAAAGTCGCATACTTTTTCTGCTTGTTGTCTTCCTGCATCGTTTAGTTCAACATCCAAATGACCCTGTAACAACACAACAGAACCCAATTCAACCAGATTCTTACTAGATCTCCAATCAAGATTCAATCATATTACCTGGATCTTTCTCTCGGCATTCCAAGATGTTTCTCCATGACGTACAACAACGATTTCAGCATAACCCTCACCAACGGAACTGCGAGAAAACCCAGTAAAAAAGTAGAATCAGATCATAAGATTACACACATGTTCGAATGTGAGAACGAGA contains these protein-coding regions:
- the LOC106434340 gene encoding uncharacterized protein LOC106434340 isoform X1, with amino-acid sequence MQKDWIFIMFYWREVKMGVLPRFTTQEVADLFLVSIRTVQRIWKQAKETPNGEELSVSHKKTAHCGRKKIPLDLNQVMATPLHKRTSLRSFSMALGIAPSTLHRRVKEGTIRRHTNAIKPSSSDANKTERLKFCLSMLENESLAHEPKFINMYNIVHIDEKWFYMTKKMEKYYLLPEEDVPHRTCQSKNYITKVMFLAAMARPRFDEEGNETFSGKIGVFPFVTLQPAIRRSKNRDAGTLELKASNSMKREDIRACLIEKVIPVIHEKWPAEDQGKTIFIQQDNARTHVGSGDKQFQEAACKNGFNIRLMCQPANSPDLNILDLGFFAAIQSLQYQTCPKTVEDLVHAVEESFNEYPTERINYIFLTLQTCMKEIMKVGGKNTYKIPHMKKATLDRENRLPLQISCDVALVQSVIEMLASSS
- the LOC106434340 gene encoding phosphoglycerate mutase-like protein 4 isoform X2, which produces MQGLVYQEASKLRPEAYKAFSSNRTDVDIPGGGESLDKLYDRCTSALQRIGDKHQGERVVVVTHGGVIRSLYERARPSARKVEKILNTSVNVFRLFDGDKWTIQVWGDVSHLDQTGFLQSGFGGDRTSG